The following are from one region of the Phycisphaerae bacterium genome:
- a CDS encoding PQQ-like beta-propeller repeat protein: MPTLAADSIPLKPKYAGPTTVYASFDTESVQKTTGPDGKPMDIKTRSFYGLIEDVASKGDAIEIRATLDRLTGYMSFSPAIASVYDTDAPDSEDASPDYKAAFTPILDKPMKIVIGADGLARSIEGGEAIRKELTDLGPQNFVAKSLSDEDMSDAQLKAIFGELPFALFANRDVKPGDTWKQTRHEAFGQAGRAILTYECKLDRIEKSDNGEIAIVTFSGTVAKDPDEKPAENKRPSKIDGSITGIGRFDVQRGAFVEVRREINSKIEVPPWWSQDPDAPMMKLEIETKQVYSIAPVGDRIKAKSENRQRIAAAEAAREAEEAAALAEPADPVTAANAPTPWLQWGGPDRNFCSSATGLANRWPKDGPPKLWERPLGDGFSAIVSDIDTLYTQYSIRDKDDAFKGDEVVVALDAKTGETRWEHRYAAPWPKDLQMEFGPGPHSTPLLVGDRLFAIGSTAKLHCLDKKTGKVIWSHDLHEKYKASLQMRGYGSSPLAFEDKIILPVSKEGDNALMAFNQSDGSVAWHGGDFSPGYASLLAITSHGVKQLIAFSGSAVMGLDPKDGRKLWSVDHPTQWGANISTPVWCGADNLLFVSSAYGMGSRGIELEMAGSQPAAKEIWFNPKLKIQHGDAVRVGDWVYGSSGDFGPAFFACVNARNGKMGWRQRGISKANVLSADGKLIVFDEDGQLVLIKADPEKYRLLAKTKGLCKKTAWTVPTLVGRTLYLRDREKILALDLGVGKDAG; the protein is encoded by the coding sequence TTGCCGACGTTGGCTGCCGATTCGATTCCGCTCAAGCCGAAGTACGCCGGGCCCACCACGGTCTATGCCTCGTTCGACACCGAATCGGTTCAGAAGACGACCGGTCCGGACGGTAAGCCGATGGACATCAAGACTCGATCCTTCTACGGACTGATCGAGGACGTGGCCTCGAAGGGTGATGCGATTGAAATCAGGGCCACGCTCGATCGGTTGACCGGCTACATGTCGTTCAGTCCTGCGATTGCCTCGGTCTATGACACTGACGCGCCGGATTCCGAGGATGCTTCTCCGGATTACAAGGCCGCCTTCACCCCCATCCTGGACAAGCCCATGAAGATCGTTATCGGCGCGGATGGACTTGCTCGGTCAATCGAGGGTGGAGAGGCGATTCGCAAGGAACTCACGGACCTCGGTCCGCAGAATTTCGTGGCGAAAAGCCTGTCGGACGAGGATATGTCGGACGCGCAGCTCAAGGCGATTTTCGGTGAACTCCCATTCGCGTTGTTTGCGAATCGCGATGTAAAGCCGGGGGACACGTGGAAGCAGACGCGGCACGAGGCATTTGGTCAGGCCGGCCGCGCGATTCTCACTTACGAATGCAAACTGGATCGCATCGAAAAGTCTGACAACGGTGAGATCGCTATCGTCACTTTCTCCGGAACTGTCGCAAAGGACCCCGATGAGAAGCCGGCGGAAAATAAGCGTCCCAGCAAGATCGACGGATCCATCACCGGCATCGGCCGGTTCGATGTGCAGCGCGGCGCGTTCGTCGAGGTTCGACGCGAGATCAATTCGAAGATCGAGGTGCCGCCGTGGTGGAGCCAGGATCCGGACGCCCCCATGATGAAGCTTGAGATTGAGACGAAGCAGGTCTATTCCATCGCGCCGGTCGGGGATCGCATCAAAGCCAAGAGCGAAAACCGACAGCGCATCGCGGCGGCCGAAGCCGCGCGAGAGGCGGAGGAAGCGGCTGCGCTGGCGGAGCCGGCTGACCCGGTAACCGCGGCCAATGCCCCGACACCCTGGTTGCAGTGGGGCGGTCCGGATCGCAATTTCTGCAGCAGTGCCACGGGCCTGGCCAATCGGTGGCCCAAAGACGGTCCGCCGAAGCTGTGGGAGCGCCCGCTGGGCGACGGATTTTCAGCGATCGTGAGCGACATCGATACGCTGTACACGCAGTATTCGATCCGGGACAAAGATGACGCATTCAAAGGTGATGAAGTCGTTGTCGCGCTCGATGCAAAGACCGGGGAAACCCGATGGGAGCATCGATATGCCGCGCCCTGGCCAAAGGACTTGCAGATGGAGTTCGGTCCCGGGCCTCACAGCACGCCGCTCCTGGTGGGCGATCGGCTGTTCGCAATCGGATCGACGGCGAAGCTGCACTGCCTCGACAAGAAGACCGGCAAGGTGATCTGGTCGCATGACCTCCATGAGAAGTACAAGGCGTCGCTGCAAATGCGCGGTTATGGCTCGAGCCCGCTTGCCTTTGAAGACAAGATCATCCTTCCGGTCAGCAAGGAAGGCGACAACGCGCTGATGGCATTCAATCAGTCGGACGGATCCGTGGCATGGCATGGAGGCGACTTCAGTCCGGGGTATGCATCGCTGCTGGCCATCACGTCGCATGGCGTCAAACAACTGATCGCATTCAGCGGCAGCGCCGTCATGGGACTTGACCCGAAGGACGGCAGGAAGTTGTGGTCCGTGGATCATCCCACTCAGTGGGGCGCGAACATATCGACGCCGGTCTGGTGCGGGGCGGACAATTTGCTTTTCGTCTCGTCGGCTTACGGAATGGGCAGCCGCGGCATTGAACTTGAGATGGCCGGCAGTCAGCCGGCCGCCAAGGAAATCTGGTTCAATCCAAAGCTCAAGATTCAGCACGGTGACGCGGTTCGAGTCGGAGACTGGGTTTATGGCAGCAGCGGCGATTTCGGGCCGGCGTTCTTCGCGTGCGTAAATGCCAGGAACGGAAAGATGGGCTGGCGGCAGCGCGGCATCTCCAAGGCAAACGTGCTTTCGGCCGACGGCAAACTGATCGTCTTCGATGAGGACGGTCAACTTGTGCTGATCAAGGCAGATCCGGAAAAGTATCGCCTTCTGGCTAAAACCAAGGGCCTATGCAAGAAAACAGCATGGACGGTTCCAACGCTTGTCGGTCGCACGCTGTATCTGCGCGATCGGGAGAAGATCCTGGCTCTTGATCTGGGGGTGGGCAAGGACGCGGGGTAA